AAATGCACAGTTATAGCAAGAccaccataaattcagccaattataATTTAGTTACTCTGCTTCTCTTACAAATCTACTCTTTTCTGATTTGGGCagagttcgaaaaaccgatagacgttggggtcccaaggtgctaaaattGCGACTTCGCAGCATTGGAAAAGGGGACTTCTTACTAGATGGacagacatcaaacgagttatagggagccgctggattcaggcggcgcaagcccgtggcgtgtggaactacaagagacctatgtccagcagtggaagtctatcggttgataatgatgatgcttAATGACAAGTTTTGTGTTAACCCCctgattatattttaactagatgatgcccgtgactttgcgtggatttaggtttttgaaaatcccatgggaaccgggataaaaagtagcctaagtccttccccgggatgcaagctatctctgtaccaaatttcgtcaaaatcggttgaacggatgggccgtgaaaggctagcagaccgacagacacactttcgcatttatgatattagatGGATCGGATTGGATGGGAATGGATTACAATGTATTAGCAAAAGTAGTAACCAAAACTTTAACAGTTGGTACAGCAACAGTATCAGGCACATGAAAGAAATACAACATGAACCCAGTGGCTAACAAAAAATGGAATGCTAATATAGATCCTATCAAAATTAAGTAATATCTAGACTTCTTCAATGCTGGTAAGAGCCAGAAGATCAGAACAGCTCCGGAGACAAACGCTGCCATCAGTACGAAGAGCCATTGAAGCCATGACACTTGGATGGTCCAGAGAACTGCTACAGGGATGTATATGGAGAGGGAATAACCGTAGAGACAGAATAGAGATATCATTGAGGGTGAACTTGATGCCTGAAAAGGAGAGAAAaagataattagtatttttcgaTTCCATGTCAAAcacataaaattaatatgaaagaCCATGAATGTATATCACTACTTCTAtcactatattttattatttagttatggaataagttaggtaatcagtacccttattataaatgcgaaagtgtgtttgtttgttggtttgtccttcaatcacgtcgcaacggtgcaaacggattgacgtgattttttgcatgggtatagataaagacctggagagtgacataggctactttttatcccagaaaatcagagttcccacgggatttttaaaaaaccacgcggacgaagtcgcgggcatcagctagttagataataaaattagtgtTTGCAAAGTAGAACAAATTTAAtatataagttccgcaaattgctattacgctggaaccatgtctcattaacgtcaatttgacgtatatttaagtgaaaactcgaaacttcagtcatcAGTCTCGGCGGCCAttttagtgctgacgtcactaaaatggccgccacgcgcattagaaatttgcggaaCTTGTAACAGGAAAGGCACTGACTCCCTATGACATAGTTTttacttctttgggagccagtggtcaaaaATTTTtgtgacaaatattttttgcaaataaagattatttatttatttatttatcctaGTAATTTCTCTTCCCACATACCTGAGTTTCAATTTCATCCTGTGTATCAACAGCTGTCCACTTGAGAGCGGCCCACAAAGCTAAAGGCACGAGCCATACGTAGCAGAGAATGGCCGTCGCTGCATAGGACACTAGGTGGTAGTTGTACCGCCAGTGTACTGTCGTGTTGGCGTGCTGGAGATAGTTGGATATGTTACCGCTCACTGCTATGGTGAATatctgaaatgaaaatgaattgaCAATCTAAAtgtgtatataaaaggaaaaggtgattgactgactgactgacgctcttccaaaattcgtgaaATCCACATTAGCTGATAGTTTTGAGTTTgccaaccattttaaattatcaatttgACAAAAAAAGTTCATCAAATTAGTTCAAATatgtatgacgtcacatctatgtctacatttttttttttttttaatttatttattcataataattttacaaagtttcctacatatctatctcgccaaactggtgggccagtttgttggcgaggtggcgctcttaatactaagtacataacttactactatatttccttaacgctattcatacacctatatctattcttataataaaaactgtactacatactaatttaatttacataaaacgaaaaggtgtcTGATGTGTAATTGTAAGTGTAATTTatcacctattttgaataaattttttgaC
This portion of the Maniola hyperantus chromosome 22, iAphHyp1.2, whole genome shotgun sequence genome encodes:
- the LOC117992674 gene encoding protein YIPF1; this encodes MTHVSTGELLNFQDYSPEHNERSARIDVEAVHTNQYNTMSTSNYNYEEPIPKPVEEEETPPSQTNHNFWTIEYYQKYFDVQTSEVVERIVSSVLPQKVSRNYFDERIKGKPDLYGPIWISVTLIFTIAVSGNISNYLQHANTTVHWRYNYHLVSYAATAILCYVWLVPLALWAALKWTAVDTQDEIETQASSSPSMISLFCLYGYSLSIYIPVAVLWTIQVSWLQWLFVLMAAFVSGAVLIFWLLPALKKSRYYLILIGSILAFHFLLATGFMLYFFHVPDTVAVPTVKVLVTTFANTL